A window of Rhododendron vialii isolate Sample 1 chromosome 13a, ASM3025357v1 contains these coding sequences:
- the LOC131313575 gene encoding myosin-binding protein 1-like isoform X2: MAVNPMATVNLERKPRGFMDNLSSMAFEWLLIFLLFLDAALSYLLTKLARYCELQTPCLLCSRLDHVFGNEKPGFYRSLLCSNHRMEISSLVSCHVHGKLTDARRMCEECLMSFAIRTKTTPESYRLLVGKLGVNLDHCGFQSSFLPKNIIPGSLSTWTCSCCSKTCRARTSTQRLLQLPVGFGTLKTSAKPPLPRLPGRGRLTRRDSVKKIKDKIPGSTLPRRLGNTGGNALSHVGYTELKINSDSESEYPFSDDDDRSSVIRENTSPMDSSGSLPKAHTEDLASVDQTHQSSDPGPSLLDQCIPLEVNDPRDVDCLGSDNYIGHGLGELNWEQANPKQYSSALPDFISLDDVSPSSNVINGGGISEDKSDGPLPHNATLSMLSELVVPNDVPSSSNVMTIPNGVSPDMLDAHGTKDIGHKSVIKHGEVSAFASSTTAECIKNDHALDDNALSMSSNRSPSDKCKLSDTGKGREVYGMIDELYERSSSAKVHDQILSVSEIGRSPGNASPRWNGHHDELQRIDASCADGIRVVQKTPFLGKIDSGYESFDGISVGEVEGESSFDRLKRQVEYDRSCLSSLYKELEEERNASEVAAHQAMAMITRLQEEKASLHMEALQYLRMMEEQAEYDMEALEKANDLLAEKEKEVQDLEAELEFYRANYPDETKVESLPLETSNSKLDKDKNIKSLLLDFEGEKLYISQCLKELERKLYPIKSLSSRATQKDHQKEENGFLTPNDLSASRVPTAEGSDISIEENSDVIKENNHFDFNRSGGIDLIAVENEISELDGRLQALEADRNLLEHALSSLRNGNDGLQFIKEIAHQLQELRTIRIEKRCPSVS, translated from the exons ATGGCTGTGAATCCTATGGCAACTGTTAATCTGGAGAGGAAACCGAGGGGTTTTATGGATAATTTGTCCTCTATGGCTTTTGAATGGCTATTGATATTCCTGCTATTCCTTGATGCGGCATTGTCCTATTTGCTTACGAAACTTGCACGATATTGCGAATTGCAAACACCTTGTCTATTGTGCTCAAGGCTTGATCATGTTTTTGGAAACGAAAAACCTGGATTCTACCGGAGTCTACTGTGCAGTAACCACAGAATGGAAATCTCTTCTTTGGTATCTTGTCATGTTCACGGTAAGCTAACTGATGCCCGTCGGATGTGTGAAGAATGTCTCATGTCCTTTGCCATAAGGACCAAAACAACCCCAGAATCATACAGGTTGTTGGTGGGAAAATTGGGGGTTAATCTCGACCATTGTGGTTTTCAGAGCTCGTTTCTGCCTAAGAATATTATACCGGGTTCTTTAAGCACATGGACCTGTTCTTGTTGTAGTAAGACATGCAGGGCTAGAACAAGCACTCAAAGATTGCTACAGCTACCAGTTGGGTTTGGGACTCTTAAAACAAGTGCTAAACCTCCTTTGCCCCGATTGCCAGGCCGTGGCCGCTTAACCCGTCGTGATAGCGTTAAGAAGATAAAGGATAAGATTCCAGGCTCCACACTGCCTCGTCGCCTTGGAAATACTGGCGGTAATGCTTTGTCTCACGTTGGATACACTGAGCTGAAGATTAACTCCGATAGTGAGTCTGAGTACCCATtttctgatgatgatgatagaAGTTCTGTAATTCGGGAAAATACATCTCCCATGGATAGTTCAGGCAGTTTACCAAAAGCACATACGGAGGATTTGGCTTCAGTGGACCAGACTCATCAAAGTTCTGATCCTGGGCCTTCACTTTTAGATCAATGTATTCCGCTTGAGGTAAACGATCCACGTGATGTGGATTGTTTGGGGTCTGATAATTACATAGGACATGGTTTGGGAGAACTTAACTGGGAGCAAGCTAATCCAAAGCAGTATTCTTCTGCTCTACCTGATTTTATTTCACTAGACGATGTTTCCCCTTCATCTAATGTCATAAATGGCGGTGGTATATCAGAAGATAAATCTGATGGTCCTCTACCTCACAATGCCACCCTCTCTATGCTATCTGAGCTTGTTGTACCAAATGACGTCCCTTCATCTTCCAATGTCATGACAATTCCAAACGGAGTATCACCAGATATGT TAGATGCTCATGGAACCAAAGACATTGGACATAAATCGGTTATCAAGCATGGGGAAGTCTCTGCATTTGCGAGTTCAACGACTGCAGAATGTATAAAAAATGATCATGCTTTGGACGATAATGCTCTATCAATGTCAAGTAATCGGAGTCCAAGTGACAAGTGCAAGTTATCGGATACTGGTAAAGGAAGAGAAGTTTACGGTATGATTGACGAACTTTATGAGAGGAGCAGTTCAGCAAAAGTTCATGATCAAATTTTATCTGTAAGTGAGATTGGTCGGTCACCAGGCAATGCAAGTCCCAGATGGAATGGTCACCATGATGAATTACAAAGAATTGATGCTTCTTGCGCTGATGGGATTCGGGTGGTTCAAAAGACACCTTTTTTGGGCAAAATTGATTCTGGCTATGAATCTTTTGATGGAATCAGTGTCGGTGAAGTTGAGGGTGAGAGCAGTTTTGATAGGCTAAAGCGACAGGTCGAATACGATAGGTCATGCTTGAGTTCCCTATATAAGGAATTGGAAGAGGAAAGAAATGCTTCCGAAGTTGCTGCACATCAGGCAATGGCCATGATTACGCGGTTGCAAGAGGAGAAGGCATCGCTGCATATGGAGGCCTTGCAGTACTTAAGAATGATGGAAGAGCAAGCGGAGTATGATATGGAGGCACTTGAAAAGGCCAATGACCTCTTAGCTGAGAAGGAGAAAGAGGTGCAAGATTTGGAAGCAGAGTTGGAATTTTATAGAGCCAACTACCCGGATGAAACGAAGGTGGAAAGTTTACCCTTGGAAACCAGCAACTCAAAGTTAGACAAAGATAAGAATATTAAATCCTTGTTGTTAGACTTTGAGGGAGAGAAGCTCTACATATCACAGTGTTTGAAAGAGTTAGAAAGAAAGCTGTATCCGATAAAGTCACTTTCTAGCAGGGCAACTCAAAAGGATCatcaaaaggaagaaaatggtTTTTTGACCCCAAATGATTTATCTGCGTCAAGAGTTCCTACTGCAGAAGGTTCTGACATCTCAATTGAGGAAAATAGTGATGTTATCAAAGAGAACAATCATTTTGATTTCAATCGAAGTGGAGGAATTGATTTGATTGCAgtggaaaatgaaatttcaGAGCTTGATGGCAGGTTACAAGCACTTGAGGCTGACCGCAATTTACTCGAGCATGCCCTAAGTTCCCTCAGAAATGGGAATGATGGTTTGCAGTTCATAAAAGAAATAGCTCATCAACTGCAAGAACTACGGACGATTCGGATTGAGAAAAGATGTCCGTCTGTTTCTTGA
- the LOC131313575 gene encoding myosin-binding protein 1-like isoform X1, with protein MAVNPMATVNLERKPRGFMDNLSSMAFEWLLIFLLFLDAALSYLLTKLARYCELQTPCLLCSRLDHVFGNEKPGFYRSLLCSNHRMEISSLVSCHVHGKLTDARRMCEECLMSFAIRTKTTPESYRLLVGKLGVNLDHCGFQSSFLPKNIIPGSLSTWTCSCCSKTCRARTSTQRLLQLPVGFGTLKTSAKPPLPRLPGRGRLTRRDSVKKIKDKIPGSTLPRRLGNTGGNALSHVGYTELKINSDSESEYPFSDDDDRSSVIRENTSPMDSSGSLPKAHTEDLASVDQTHQSSDPGPSLLDQCIPLEVNDPRDVDCLGSDNYIGHGLGELNWEQANPKQYSSALPDFISLDDVSPSSNVINGGGISEDKSDGPLPHNATLSMLSELVVPNDVPSSSNVMTIPNGVSPDMSVDAHGTKDIGHKSVIKHGEVSAFASSTTAECIKNDHALDDNALSMSSNRSPSDKCKLSDTGKGREVYGMIDELYERSSSAKVHDQILSVSEIGRSPGNASPRWNGHHDELQRIDASCADGIRVVQKTPFLGKIDSGYESFDGISVGEVEGESSFDRLKRQVEYDRSCLSSLYKELEEERNASEVAAHQAMAMITRLQEEKASLHMEALQYLRMMEEQAEYDMEALEKANDLLAEKEKEVQDLEAELEFYRANYPDETKVESLPLETSNSKLDKDKNIKSLLLDFEGEKLYISQCLKELERKLYPIKSLSSRATQKDHQKEENGFLTPNDLSASRVPTAEGSDISIEENSDVIKENNHFDFNRSGGIDLIAVENEISELDGRLQALEADRNLLEHALSSLRNGNDGLQFIKEIAHQLQELRTIRIEKRCPSVS; from the exons ATGGCTGTGAATCCTATGGCAACTGTTAATCTGGAGAGGAAACCGAGGGGTTTTATGGATAATTTGTCCTCTATGGCTTTTGAATGGCTATTGATATTCCTGCTATTCCTTGATGCGGCATTGTCCTATTTGCTTACGAAACTTGCACGATATTGCGAATTGCAAACACCTTGTCTATTGTGCTCAAGGCTTGATCATGTTTTTGGAAACGAAAAACCTGGATTCTACCGGAGTCTACTGTGCAGTAACCACAGAATGGAAATCTCTTCTTTGGTATCTTGTCATGTTCACGGTAAGCTAACTGATGCCCGTCGGATGTGTGAAGAATGTCTCATGTCCTTTGCCATAAGGACCAAAACAACCCCAGAATCATACAGGTTGTTGGTGGGAAAATTGGGGGTTAATCTCGACCATTGTGGTTTTCAGAGCTCGTTTCTGCCTAAGAATATTATACCGGGTTCTTTAAGCACATGGACCTGTTCTTGTTGTAGTAAGACATGCAGGGCTAGAACAAGCACTCAAAGATTGCTACAGCTACCAGTTGGGTTTGGGACTCTTAAAACAAGTGCTAAACCTCCTTTGCCCCGATTGCCAGGCCGTGGCCGCTTAACCCGTCGTGATAGCGTTAAGAAGATAAAGGATAAGATTCCAGGCTCCACACTGCCTCGTCGCCTTGGAAATACTGGCGGTAATGCTTTGTCTCACGTTGGATACACTGAGCTGAAGATTAACTCCGATAGTGAGTCTGAGTACCCATtttctgatgatgatgatagaAGTTCTGTAATTCGGGAAAATACATCTCCCATGGATAGTTCAGGCAGTTTACCAAAAGCACATACGGAGGATTTGGCTTCAGTGGACCAGACTCATCAAAGTTCTGATCCTGGGCCTTCACTTTTAGATCAATGTATTCCGCTTGAGGTAAACGATCCACGTGATGTGGATTGTTTGGGGTCTGATAATTACATAGGACATGGTTTGGGAGAACTTAACTGGGAGCAAGCTAATCCAAAGCAGTATTCTTCTGCTCTACCTGATTTTATTTCACTAGACGATGTTTCCCCTTCATCTAATGTCATAAATGGCGGTGGTATATCAGAAGATAAATCTGATGGTCCTCTACCTCACAATGCCACCCTCTCTATGCTATCTGAGCTTGTTGTACCAAATGACGTCCCTTCATCTTCCAATGTCATGACAATTCCAAACGGAGTATCACCAGATATGT CAGTAGATGCTCATGGAACCAAAGACATTGGACATAAATCGGTTATCAAGCATGGGGAAGTCTCTGCATTTGCGAGTTCAACGACTGCAGAATGTATAAAAAATGATCATGCTTTGGACGATAATGCTCTATCAATGTCAAGTAATCGGAGTCCAAGTGACAAGTGCAAGTTATCGGATACTGGTAAAGGAAGAGAAGTTTACGGTATGATTGACGAACTTTATGAGAGGAGCAGTTCAGCAAAAGTTCATGATCAAATTTTATCTGTAAGTGAGATTGGTCGGTCACCAGGCAATGCAAGTCCCAGATGGAATGGTCACCATGATGAATTACAAAGAATTGATGCTTCTTGCGCTGATGGGATTCGGGTGGTTCAAAAGACACCTTTTTTGGGCAAAATTGATTCTGGCTATGAATCTTTTGATGGAATCAGTGTCGGTGAAGTTGAGGGTGAGAGCAGTTTTGATAGGCTAAAGCGACAGGTCGAATACGATAGGTCATGCTTGAGTTCCCTATATAAGGAATTGGAAGAGGAAAGAAATGCTTCCGAAGTTGCTGCACATCAGGCAATGGCCATGATTACGCGGTTGCAAGAGGAGAAGGCATCGCTGCATATGGAGGCCTTGCAGTACTTAAGAATGATGGAAGAGCAAGCGGAGTATGATATGGAGGCACTTGAAAAGGCCAATGACCTCTTAGCTGAGAAGGAGAAAGAGGTGCAAGATTTGGAAGCAGAGTTGGAATTTTATAGAGCCAACTACCCGGATGAAACGAAGGTGGAAAGTTTACCCTTGGAAACCAGCAACTCAAAGTTAGACAAAGATAAGAATATTAAATCCTTGTTGTTAGACTTTGAGGGAGAGAAGCTCTACATATCACAGTGTTTGAAAGAGTTAGAAAGAAAGCTGTATCCGATAAAGTCACTTTCTAGCAGGGCAACTCAAAAGGATCatcaaaaggaagaaaatggtTTTTTGACCCCAAATGATTTATCTGCGTCAAGAGTTCCTACTGCAGAAGGTTCTGACATCTCAATTGAGGAAAATAGTGATGTTATCAAAGAGAACAATCATTTTGATTTCAATCGAAGTGGAGGAATTGATTTGATTGCAgtggaaaatgaaatttcaGAGCTTGATGGCAGGTTACAAGCACTTGAGGCTGACCGCAATTTACTCGAGCATGCCCTAAGTTCCCTCAGAAATGGGAATGATGGTTTGCAGTTCATAAAAGAAATAGCTCATCAACTGCAAGAACTACGGACGATTCGGATTGAGAAAAGATGTCCGTCTGTTTCTTGA